A single Rattus norvegicus strain BN/NHsdMcwi chromosome 5, GRCr8, whole genome shotgun sequence DNA region contains:
- the Uts2 gene encoding urotensin-2 isoform X1, producing MDRVPFCCLLFVGLLNPLLSFPVTDTGEMSLQLPVLEENALRALEELERTALLQTLRQTVGTEAEGSLGQADPSAETPTPRGSLRKALTGQDSNTVLSRLLARTRKQRKQHGTAPECFWKYCI from the exons ATGGACAGGGTgcccttctgctgcctgctctTCGTAGGACTCCTGAATCCACTCCTGTCTTTTCCCGTCACGGACACTGGTGAAATGTCTCTTCAGCTTCCAG TGCTTGAGGAAAATGCTCTTCGGGCtctggaggagctggagaggaCTGCCCTCCTGCAGACGCTGCGCCAGACCGTGggcacagaagcagagggaagccTTGGCCAGGCAG ATCCCAGTGCCGAGACTCCCACTCCAAGGGGAAGCTTGAGGAAG GCTCTCACTGGGCAAGATTCTAACACTGTACTGAGCCGTCTTTTGGCGAGAACCAGGAAACAACGTAAGCAACACGGGACTGCCCCAGAATGCTTCTGGAAGTACTGCATTTGA